A single region of the Anomaloglossus baeobatrachus isolate aAnoBae1 chromosome 2, aAnoBae1.hap1, whole genome shotgun sequence genome encodes:
- the GRHL3 gene encoding grainyhead-like protein 3 homolog: protein MSNELDYRPVMLLQNDSINLQKYPYASDDEAWSKYLDNPMTAATKAMMRANGDDDGVAALSLLYDYYRVPREKRIISPSSTERCEQVKRNCIEYDSDISTFENSTQLLKFLTDSSSSVQDYTEINKKNNYLTLDCLINNNKGTLPANSSKLASNTHDDFMTTSCDVYEKNPLNTLFEPLHVPQPQQRWQPDSTFKEDSPEPLIFSDILRSQAESTCSEDYLPGEANHDFEYTLESPKAIHVKSGDSPMAYLNKGQFYPVNLRMKDTRKCLQLSSNKVKSVVMIVFDNEKNPEEQLKRWKHWHSRQPTAKQRVIDVADYKENCNTVENIEEVAYNALSFVWNINEEAKIFIGINCLSTDFSSQKGVKGVPLNLQIDTYDYDTGVKRLVHRAVCQIKIFCDKGAERKMRDEERKQFRRKGKGAEANKDIKANVLPGYRGTDTTYFRPVTDMESQPVLFIPNIHFSNLQRCGIVVPTVTDNNDRLALKRSCPSFTDAFDVPPSKQKATQDSQRVLLYLRRETDEVFDALMLKTPDLSGLRKAISEKYGVPEERICRVYKKCKRGILVNMDNNIIQHYSNHMAFMFDLTDIDGNIQVTLKEL, encoded by the exons ATGTCTAATGAACTCGA TTATCGGCCAGTTATGCTTCTACAGAATGATAGCATAAACCTCCAAAAGTATCCCTACGCCAGCGATGATGAAGCTTGGTCAAAGTATCTGGACAACCCTATGACGGCTGCTACCAAAGCAATGATGAGGGCAAATGGAGATGATgatggagttgctgcactgagtctTCTCTATGATTACTACAGG GTACCTAGAGAAAAAAGAATAATTTCACCCAGTTCAACAGAACGATGTGAACAAGTAAAAAG GAACTGCATTGAATATGATTCAGACATTTCAACCTTTGAAAATTCTACGCAGCTTCTGAAATTTCTAACTGACAGTTCATCCAGTGTTCAAGACTATACAGAAATTAACAAAAAGAACAACTATCTGACGTTGGACTGTCTAATTAACAATAACAAAGGGACTTTACCAGCAAATAGCAGCAAATTAGCCAGTAACACACATGATGATTTTATGACTACATCATGTGACGTGTATGAAAAGAATCCACTGAACACTCTCTTCGAACCGCTACATGTACCACAACCTCAGCAGAGGTGGCAGCCAGACAGTACCTTCAAGGAGGACTCCCCGGAG CCCCTTATATTCAGTGACATCCTCAGGAGTCAAGCAGAGTCCACCTGCTCTGAAGACTACCTACCTGGAGAAGCAAATCA TGACTTTGAGTACACACTGGAATCCCCCAAAGCGATTCATGTGAAGTCTGGAGATTCTCCAATGGCATATCTCAACAAAGGTCAATTTTACCCTGTCAACCTGAGAATGAAAGACACCAGGAAATGTTTGCAGTTGTCTTCTAATAAAGTCAAG AGTGTTGTAATGATTGTGTTTGACAATGAGAAGAACCCAGAAGAACAGCTAAAACGTTGGAAGCATTGGCATTCCAGGCAGCCAACGGCTAAGCAGAGGGTTATAGATGTTG CTGACTACAAAGAAAACTGCAACACTGTAGAGAATATTGAAGAAGTAGCATACAACGCTCTATCCTTTGTATGGAACATTAATGAAGAGGCTAAG ATATTCATTGGCATCAATTGTCTGAGTACAGACTTCTCATCTCAGAAGGGAGTCAAGGGCGTGCCGCTAAACCTCCAGATTGACACATATGACTACGACACTGGAGTGAAGAGACTCGTTCACCGGGCGGTCTGCCAGATCAAAATATTCTGTGATAAG GGTGCTGAACGAAAGATGCGTGATGAGGAAAGGAAGCAGTTTAGGAGGAAAGGAAAGGGTGCAGAGGCAAACAAAG ATATTAAAGCAAATGTGCTCCCTGGATACAGAGGAACAGATACTACATATTTCCGACCTGTGACGGATATGGAAAGTCAACCAGTCTTGTTCATCCCAAATATTCACTTCTCCAATCTTCAAAGATGTGGAATT GTTGTTCCCACTGTTACAGATAATAATGACAG GTTAGCATTGAAAAGAAGTTGTCCGTCATTCACTGATGCTTTTGATGTGCCACCATCCAAGCAAAAAGCAACACAAGACTCTCAAAGAG TGTTATTATATCTACGACGGGAAACAGACGAAGTTTTTGATGCCCTTATGTTGAAAACTCCGGATCTCTCGGGTTTACGGAAAGCA ATCTCAGAAAAATACGGTGTACCAGAAGAAAGGATTTGCAGGGTCTACAAGAAATGTAAACGAGG GATCCTAGTGAACATGGATAATAACATCATTCAGCATTACAGCAACCATATGGCTTTCATGTTTGACTTGACAGACATAGACGGGAATATTCAAGTTACGCTTAAAGAATTATAA